CGTTTACTTCAAATTCATTTTCAAACCCTTTCGTTCTTTCACTTTTCGGATCACCAACATCTAAGGACTTATCTTGCACCTCGCGTATTGTTTCAAGAAGGTTTGGGGTAACTATCATTCTCATTGATTTCACTCGAATAGGTGGTGGGTATTCCTTCCGGCTAAgtgcatccgccacaacattagctttacccggatggTAAAGAATGTCACAGTCATAATCTTTAATCAATTCCAACCATCTCCGTTGCCTCATATTGAGATCTTTCTGCTCGAAGAAGtatttaaggcttttgtggtcTGAATAAATTGTGCACtttgttccatacaaataatgcctccagatttttaaggcaaacactaccgccgccagttcgagatcgtgggttggaTAGTCAATTTCATGTTGctttagttgtcttgaagcataggcaataaccttgcctcgttgcatcaagacacaaccCAACCCTTGATGGGATGCGTCAGCGTATACAACTAAGTCTTCCGTTCCCTCTAGTAGTGTTAATACGGGAGAACTTGACAATTTCTCCTTTAACATTCGAAAAGCTTTCTGTTGATCATCATTCCATTCGAACCTTTCTTCTTTCTTTGTCAGTTTAGTTAAAGGAAGGGCTATTTTGGAGAAGTCTTGGATAAACCTCCGATAATAGCcggctagacctaggaaacttcTTACTTCACTAACATTCTTCGGGGGTACCCATTTCATCACGGCTTCCACCTTAGATGGATCCACCAAAATTCCCCTTTCGTTAATTACATGTCCTTAAAACTGCACTTCCCTAAGCCAAAAcgcacacttagaaaacttagcatataatCTTTCCTTTCGAAGCGTCTCGAGTACCTGACGTAAATGACTTGCATGTTCAGACTCGCTACGAGAGTATACtaaaatgtcgtcaataaacactatgaCGAACTGATCTAACATATCTCGGCATATcctattcattagatccatgaaagcGGCCGGAGCGTTAGTTAACCCGAATGACATTaccaggaattcgtaatgtccgtagcgagttctgaacgcagtcttaggTACATCCTCTTCCCTTACTCGTACTTGATGGTAGCCCGATCGCAAGTCGATTTTTGAGaaccaacttgccccttgtagttgatcaaagagatcatctattctcggaagtgggtatcggttctttaccgtgagtttgttaagttcacgatagtcgatgcacattctcatcgacccatccttATTTTTTACGAACAAAACAGGCGCTCCCCACGGGGACacgctaggacgtatgaaaccttTGTCAAGAAGTTCTTGTAATTGGACCATTAATTCCCGTACTTCCGCGGGTGCCAaccggtaaggggctttggctaccgGTTTGGCATTTGGTTCTAAATCGATACGAAACTCGACTTCCCGCTCGGGTGGAAGTCCCGGCAATTCGTCCGGAAATACATCCGGGTATTCATTCACTATCTTAGTATCTTCAATTTTTAAAGCTCCTAATTTGGTATCGACAACATAGGCTAATAATGCTTTACTTCCATTCCTCACGTACTTAATTGCTTCTAAGATAGTACAAAATTTTGCCCCTACTTCTCTTTCCCCATGAATGTTTACCCGTTTCCCTTTAGGGGATGTCACATGAATAATTTTGTTTTCGCATAAAATTTCCGCGTGAtaacgggataaccaatccatacctaccaCCACTTTAAATTCTCCTAAAACCATGGGAATCAAATCAATATCAAAATCTTCATCATCTATAGTGATTCTACAACCTCTACATATTTCGTGCAAAAGGTAACTCTTACAATCGGCAATTTCTACTTCGAGAGGTGTAAACATTCTTTCTATCGTGAATAAAGGGAAACGTGCAAGCTCACTAGAAATAAATGATCTACTAGCTCCGGTATCGAATAATATATAAGTGGGTATAGAGTTTATCATAtagatacctgagaccacattcgGGTGAGCCCTTGCTTCTTCCGTGGAGATTTGGAACATTCTTCCCTTAGCTTTCGCGGGTTCTTCTTTCTTTCCTTCCTTCTTCACCCCTTGTTTAAGCTTTGGGCATTCAGCCTTCACATGGCCCGATTCGTTACAATTGTAGCATACCCTCTTGGGATTCGGACAGTTATAGTACGGATGCCCTTCTTGTCCGCAATTGTAACACCCTTTCCTTCCCAATAAACATTCACCGGAATGGGGTTTTCCACATGTCTTGCATCGTGGAAACCCGCCTTTGGAAGCTTCTTTCTTTCCTTGATCGTGCGTCTTGGGTTTCTTAGAAGAACCTTGCGTTGACCCCTTCTCGACTTGCCTTTTTCTCTCCACGTTCGTCTTGCCTCTTTATTTCAATTTCCCTATCCCTCGCTAGATCAATGATCTCGTCCAAAGTTTCACATTTTGAAGGAGTTATGAACTCCCGAATTTCAGCCTTAAGCATGCCATGATAACGGATAATCTTCTTTCTCTCCGTTCTAACTATTTCTTCACAAAACTTCAGTTGATCAAGGAAGGTGTTCGTGATCTCATTGACAGATTCATCCCTTTGTCGGAGTCGGAGAATGTCTTCTTGGATTCGATCCACCGCTGATTGTGGACAATGGTATTTGATAAAAGGTTGTTTGAATTCTTGCCAAGTCAAAGTTTGAACTCGATTCTCTCCGATCTCCTTACTATACGAGTCCCACCAATCTTTAGCCCTTCGTAAAAGTTGCCCCGTGGCAAACATGACTTGATCTTCCTTGTCGCAATGACTTCGAATGAACACCCCTTCCATGTTAGCTATCCATCTTTGGCATTCTATGGGATCAATTTCCCCATTAAAGGTTGTAGGCTTACATGCCATGAAATCCTTGTAGGTGCACCGTCTTGCCTCCTTCTTGCCTTGAATTCCGGCTATCATTTCCTTCAATTCATCCACTTTGCTCGTGATCATATCCTCTACCGTACTTAGTACTTGGCCCTCCACCTCTTGTGCTAGCTTGGAAACGTTTGCATCAATTGCCTTCGTTACTTCATCCGAAATCATCTTGTTTAACTCGTTTCGAGTTATACGTTCTGTAGTATCCGTGTTTCCTCCACTTGCCATCTACAATTTAAACATTCATATTAATCATTGTTACTTTCGTCCTCCTCATCTTTCTATATACACATCATTTGTTCTTAATAGTTCATTTTCATGAGTCGTGAACCCATCCAATCCCTCTTTATAAACATTCTTAATGTGTCACTTACTTTATCCATTCGTATGTAAGAACTCCTCATCCTTTCGCACGTTCATTATTAAAACATGCTAGCTATCTTGAATTTCTTAGTTTCATAGTCGATTCGGGGTATTCCTTATGTTTAACGAATGCCATAATCGAAGTAAGGGCCTTAACATGATAAACAAACAATTTCAGCAAAAACAATTAGGGgggacccgtcgccgacggcactgggtgcgtcgccgacgggctcggGAAAACCCCGTCGCCACATTTTGCCCGTAGGCAGGTGCATAAGCTGTCGGGTGGGAGGgtgccgtcgccgacggcatataggccgtcgccgacgggcttccTGGTGCGCAAACGCTGATTAACCAAAAACTTTCATTTCCAGCCCCCTTTTCCAACCCGAAACGGTCCTGGGCAGTCCCGAAGCCTTCCATAGCACCCATTATCATCCAAACCCATGTCATACTAGTAACTAAATAATAACCCATTCCCATTTCTGTCTACAAGTATGAAATCCTTAAATTACTTACTTGCGTGGCGCTTGGAACGAACACACTTTCGCAagagctttcggtttgagttcgAGCACCATAACTTACTCGAATCtctcaaaccttggctctgataccaacttgtaagggtGTAAAAATTTAAAAGACACTCACGCGCTTCATGTGACAAAAACTAAACGGGTCAATTAATTCATAAGTAAAAATTCTGCATTTAACCATAACATAGCCAACGAGAAGTTACCAAAGTAGTTTACATCCCAATATTTCATAAACAACTAGTATAGTTTTCGACTACGAGTTCATCAACTAAGGACAACCGAGTCATATTACTTACAAAAAGACCCGTTTAACAAAAAGTACatttaacaaaagttttaaccCAAACTAATATCTTCGTGGAAGCGTGCATCATGAGTGTGTTCGATCCAAGTAGCGCCCTTAACAAtgggatttacctacattcaaccaAACCATTAGACAATTTAGAAATAAATTTATTCGACAACAACATACTAGCCAACTAAGAGATAACATTCATAACTCCTTCCAAACGTAAGTTTCTCCACTTGGTTTATATCACCTCATGTCATTCAAACCATATTCTTACCATACTTTATTCTCAACTACTCATTACTAGTATACGATCTCAACATGTAAAAGGATATTATTTGAGATTATGCAACTAATAACATTTCGTAAGTAAAGGAACTTACCTTTGTCGTTGTTTGTTTGCGATCCGGTGCGACTTGAACTTTCTTCTTTGATCCCTATAATCCAAGAATCGCATACTTTAGGCTTATGTCATTCTTTTTCATTCGTTCATTAACTTATCACATTTAAACACAATAATTCTCAATCCTAACTATTAAACTTTGTAAAACCATTTGTTCACCTTATTcaagcattttaacaaacacttggtgtgcgtactactAGTTAAGCATAATGTACTAGTATTGTATgcataatataactagttcataCCAATAACATCAAGAACATTAATTTTAATCATAATCTCATACAACCTTCATCCTAATTCGATTTCAATGGTGACATCTCATCAAGAACATCGTCATGTAACATCATTTATGCTAATCTACCTCACAACTTCATGTTACTAGTCACCATTATCCAATTCTAAGTgagttttttacttttaaccatcAATTAGGTTGAATTCAAGCATGATTCAAGCTCTATATGGGATTTCTAACATATGTTCATACTAATTTCACATGAATTTCTAGTTTTACTAAAAACCCATTTCATACATGATCATTAAATCATAAATTTCAACATAACTTATGTAGAGAATTCTTAGATGGTCAAGAATTAGTGTTCATGCATAAAATCAGGCCTTGATTCCCCCTTTCAATTTACTAATTTGCTGAGTTTAGAGGGTTTCCCTTCTTTCTTCTTGTTCCAATCGACCTACCCAACATcagtatgtgtgtgtgttgtgattttTGTACTTTTAATAGTTTAACTTTCATTATTTACATATTCCACCCCTCATATTAgcatatttatttttaaatggcCATAATTTGTTTCTCTTAACTAAAATTTTAATTCACTTTCTAACTAGACTCACTTACTAGTTATttcctaaaacatgttttagtaaCATAAATATGCAGACTCATAATTAAATCCGGGGCGTTACAATATTTGTCGATATTAGTTACGTTTCCGGGAACCGGTGAGATTGGCAAAGAGTTTATTTTGTTAATTATTCATTAGTTGGTCTTTCTTTGGTAATGGTGATGAACTAGTTGTGTCTTCCATGTTtcctaatatttaataaaccaTAAATATTAGATTTGAGTCATTCAACGATTTGAAAGACataagataaaaaaaaaagaaatggaGAGGGGAATTTTGGTAATAATACCATGAGCACGACCTAAAACGGCAGGGTCTCCACCCTCTCTAGACATCCACAAAACCTTATTATTACTCAAATCCCAAACAGGGTTCAGATTAGGTTCATATTTGGAGGGACGGTAatcgtggtggtggtggtggtgtgtagTGGTTGCGAAGGGGTGGTGTGAGGGTGGGAAGGGGTGGTGTGAGGGTGGGTAGTGGTGTGGTTTCAGGTGGTGATAGTGTGGTGCTGGTGGTGGGTATgtggagaagaaggaagaaggggATGTGGGTTTTTGTGGGAGAGAAagtggtttttatatatattttttattaattttttgttAAAGATAGTTCtaaaatgactaaactaccctcATGTGTAATgcacatgccatatttaactgaaaattataaCCTGGTTAGGGTCAAATGACGTagagtgtaatgagttttccaaataaaggaccgtgactgtaattattaaagttaaaggttatccattgcaactcgctacaaacataaaggattaaaagtgtaatttaccctatatatttttatgtttccgTTGATCTCAACAGTTTTTTGAGATAATCTCAGCCCTTTAAACTCCTCAACTTTAGATCCTGACCATTTAAATTCATACATTTCTTCTAGATCAGCAGCAATTTTACAGAGGTTATACTCTCCCTAAAATTATGTTGTGTTTATGTTTTCTGGTATATCTAATTCCCAGGTTCTTCAACCACCCCATTCACCTAAAAACCTCTCCAATCTGTAATTCATCTTTACATTCCCAAAGAAAAGAGAAGAAAATCCGCGTTTCACCTTATACGAGAATTTGAGGTGCAATCCAAGACTGCAAGTTCGCTTTCTCCTCATTCACGAATCCATCCTTTTTCACCCTAAACACAGATTTGATATGTTGGACGCATCACTTCACTATCGGAACAACAAATTCGATCTCAACTTCTCGTCACTTTAGGGTAGTAGCAACGGAAACTTCAATCACGGGCCACCAATTTTGCGGAATCACAAGGTTCGCATATTCAGACCCTGTTTTTTTTCAAtctattgattatttgattgccTCACGTAATAatcaaaagatttgagttttaaaattattatatttggagTGCACTTCAAGCGTTCGTTAAGATGCTGGTGCCACATCTTTGAAGAGATTGGAAAGATTTTGTCTTTTGCATCAGGTAACTTCTTCGATTACTTAATAATTTGTTGTATCATTAtctgtttttaatcttttctacACACAATTTGTCAGAATTAGGGGTTTTGGGGATTGCAATTTGGTGAATTTGGAAACGTGAGCTCCGGGGATTCCCTCAACTTTCATCCTTCTAAACTCAAATTTCCATTTAAGTTGTTAGGTTTCGTATTATTGTTACGAAAGAGTGTTCTATAAGGAGGCATTATTCTATCACGTAACAAAGAGACGTTgagattattatatatatatatatatatatcatgagaatcttgtaaaaaaatgaaattgAATCACACGAACAGAGAAGGCGATACATATGCTACAAACAAAAAGAATGGTGGACAATTGAAGCAATGGATCCTAGATGTAAACTCGTTATACTTATGGTTAGTTCCATGAAAAAAGACGAGTTTTAACTTTCTTAGCTCAGATATGATTGTTGAGTTGACCTTATTTGATCACATGATAATGCAAGGAAAACTCACTTCAATGCACCAATACTTTAATGTATTTGGGTTTGATGATGCACCTCCTGGGCATGCTTAGAGGTTTCATTTGAGAAACTATGTATTCTAGCTTAAGAATATGCTCTCGAGGAGAGTCGTGGCTTTGAGATTGCACACGTAATTACCAAATTACTCTTTAAACAGATTGTTTAATGGTATGTAATTTTTTACTTTGAAACGTTAGTTTTTTATCGGTTGAGGTTGTAAATGGTATTTACAATGTTTGATTCTTTTGGCTTTGTAGGCTGAACAAGACAAGAATGAAGTTTATGCTCAAATCACCTTACTTGGAGAGACAGATGTAAGAATTTCATAATAATTTTACCTTAAAATAATGGAAAGTTATTTTTCCTCATTGCAATGTAAAAATATGCAGCAAAGTGAACCTAGGAGTCCGGATGAATGCCTACCAGAGCTTGCTAGGCTAACCGTACATTAATTCTGTCAAGTCTTGACAACTTCATATAGGAGCACAAATGGTGGGTTCTCGGTGCTTTGAAAGCACGCAAACACCTGCTTTGGTAAATTATATTTTCATatttcctttcttttcttttttcacTCACAATATcttttttatgtttaaattttagaatcagtatatatttttaattatgtTTCATTTGCTTCTCTATCAATACTTCTGTGAGCTAACATCACAGTTCCCTGATGAATCACCTCATCCACATAGTACAGCCCTTGGCGTTCAGTGTCGCGTCCAATGATCACTCCTGTCCTGATATCCTGTAAGATGCAAAAGGTAGGATGCATTAGAACAGTACAGTTTAACTCTTTCATGACATGGCTAATGGATAAAAGTTTATGTGACAGGGAAGGTATATAAAGACAATTTGACAACTTCATCGTTGGTGATACTTCAACTGTTCCTACCCTTGAACTTCAATAATTTCTCCATTTGCAGTTTGGATATGATTTTTCATTGGTTTCGTCCTTGTTTTTATATCAGACGGATCAAACGTCATAGTATATGTGGCGCCCCAGTCGAATATCCAAGAGCCGTTACAATTATCACAACCATCTACGACATTTACTTTTCCCATTGTTTCAAACTCGTTGTTTTTAAAATACCAGACTTCCTgttgtaaaagtgatttttcttttGACAGCTCTAAATTTAAAGAGGAGCCTTCAAGTAATTTTTGAAATTCAATGGGAAAGTATTCAGGTTTAAATAAACTAGAGGGAGGCAAATGGTAATTGCAAGAAAGGTGAGGATTACTAGTAGAAGGGCTTGAGGATATATCCCCAAACCCTTTACCAATGTCGTTCCCTGCTTCTAGTTTAGAGGCTCCAGAATCACCGCCACAGCCTTGGTGGTTTTGCTCTAATTTGTGGTTGTAGTTGTTCTGTTGTTCTACCGTGTTGAATGTGGCGGCGAAGGCCATGCCACCGCCCCTTTTTTTCGATGGGTTGATGTCTACCGTTGATTATGTCCGGTGAAGGGTTTGCCGCCACCCTGTTGTCCGATGAGGCTTGAGGTGGTGATTTCTGAtctgaaaaacaggtttggtgCCCAAATCTGGTTGCTCGATTTTGGTCTGTTGTTGTGTTTGTCGGGAGCAGTTGTTTTGATCCTAGAATCATTCAACCATGCTCTGAGGTTGTAGGGAGTTTGTTTGGGTGGTGTCCGGTGATGTTGGTTGTGTCAGAGAGGTTGTGATAGTAATGAGATTACGGTTTTAGATTGAAGACTGAATCTGGGATGAGATTCTTTATCGGAGATGATCTCCATTGATGGGTTTGAGCGGAAGTTGGATTTGAGTGACTCTGGATTGAAAGTTGTAAATAATGAGCAGGTTAATCCAAAGATCGAttacactgctctgataccatgttttCTGGAATggttttaaacaaaaaaaaatgtaatttGTATATCTTTTTTTGTTGTGATTACATTGAGGGAGAACCAACTATATAAACAAAGTTTACATAACTAAATATGGAAATATACAACCAATCGAGAGCTGTGTAGGAGCTCTGATTAAAGAGCTATTTTGGAAGAGATGTGAATAACTAAAACTCTTCTAACATATTTTTCATGAAGGTCCTTATTTGGTTATCCATAAAACCTGTTTAGTCTCTCGAGGTAAGCGTCATTCCACTAAGGGGGAATGGGTATAGTTCATATAGTGCTATTTAAAAAAAAGCAGATGACATATGTGTTACTACTTGGTCAATAATGAATGACACATATATATTAAAATGGATTGTCAATATAAACAATATCACCACCAGTGATACAAGTGGTTAAAGTATTTTGATATATGGATatttatacatgtttttattccaCATTTATCCCTTTTTATGTTTCGGCTGTGTTTTCATTTTGAAAATGTAGCTCGGAGCAGAGGCGGACTTAGAGTTTTACTAGGGGTAGTACGGGCTACCTCTCAACctcgtagtgtaaaaataccccttaactcTATTTCCGTAGTGTAAAAAGATCTCTCAACTCCGTTTCCGTTATATAAAGGATACCACTGAGCCTAAAAAAAGTTAAGATACCCCTAACTTTTTAGACTAGTTCCGCCACTGACACGAAGCAACCTCTCTtagcaaaaaagaaaaaaaaaatccaataCACTTGGGACAAAATTGGTGAAGTTTGGAAAGGTGCACTAGCAAAATTGATGATCACTCATATTAAAGTTACATATGTTACCTGTTATAATATGGCCTTCTCAACTTCAAGTATAGTTACCCTTTAAACCTATGTTTCTCCtctctttttttatatatatatattttttttgtcttGACTAGATTTTGACATTTGGTCATCTAATagcttttttatttgtttttctcCTGTAACTTTAAAAATATGTCGTTTTATAAAATTCTACATATATCATTATGATACACTTATTTTAATTAATGTTTCGGTGTAAAATTTATTTTAGAACCGAGTTGTGCATGATGATGTACAAGTCATTAAAGCACAAACATACAACTCTTCAAAGTTGACTCAAGGTTTCATATTTAAATTTACTTTATTTCCACTTACAAAACCTTTAAAATATGATGTTTATTAAAGTTTCAGATTTGTCGTTAtaacgtgcttatttttatcaaCACGtcatgtgatttttttttttgaacggccaacagaatcaatcccgagcaatctcggggcacccactggacaaacacAGTACTTCGAGAGTAAGCcaagtccaccaccaattccggggaaaacccagtaatccacccgcccgtaggcacgacggtgaaattaccggtaaaatccatttggctcaaggatccaacccaggtttccctggttatcctatcattgcccacctctaccaatgcctcactctgcaccaaatgagagttgaacttgcatctctcaagagaaggGCAAATTTTCGACCAcctgatctagagatcattggcttcATGTGATTTTTTATAAGGTCATACTGATTTACAAATCGTCAAAATCGAGTCATACAAATTTTAACACCGCATGTGAGTTTCGTTCACTAGTATACATAATTTACATGAGTgatgttattttttattttatgaaacGAATTAtaaggtatttatttatttattatgcaGTCAGCAAAAAAGATATTTTGTGTATTAAATATGACATCATAGATATGAAATGAATTATTAAGtaatttagttatttatttatttatttattatgtaGTCAGCAAATAAGATATTTTGTGTATTACAATAAATATATGACATCATAGATGTAGATTTATATACTTATGAATGAAATATTAATCTAGAAACATAATATTTAatgttatttattaaaaaaaaaacatttatcaCCGTCTTTTCTACGTGCATATGATAATATAAAAAGAATACGTGTGCATTTTCCATTGTTCCTCTTAAACTACCCCCTCCCCCAATCCAATCTCTCCCAAATATCTCCTTCTATAATGAGTTTTTCATCCTCCTCAGGTATCACCCTTGAAACACCACCCTCCTCCACCCCTTCCTTCTCTTTCTCTATGTCTTCTTTTTCCGACCAACCTCCGCCACCCCGAACCACCGGACTCGCTGCCCGGATCGCCGAACGAGTCGGCTCCGGTATTCCCAAGTTCAAGTCAATCCCTCCACCTTCACTTCCCATCTCCCCGCCCGCGGTCTCCCCTTCTTCTTATTTTGCTATCCCGGCCGGACTAAGCCCGGCCGAGCTCCTCGACTCCCCTGTTTTACTCTCCTCTTCCAACGTAAGTTGTGTAACTTTATTGTACTCGTATAAATAGTTATTAATAATAATTGTTAATATAGCTTACAGAATTTTTATTATCATCTTactacatggtatcagagccaatatTTACAGACTAATAATAATAGATAATATAGCTTACAGGATTTTTATTATCATCTTACATGGTATGAGAGccgttatttactaaaatatgttatttattgCAGATTCTACCGTCTCCGACTACGGGTTCATTCCCATTTCAAGCTTTTAACTGGAAGAATCTGAACGGCAACTTCCATAATGAAGAACATAGCATCAAAAAGGAGCAAAAAAGCTTGGCGGATTTCTCTTTTCGACCACAATTGCATCATCCTACGGTATATTAATTTTGATCATTTTTGTACTTTcgttatttattttaaaattttataaaaatgaatTAATATCATTTTAACAATTAAAATTCAGGAGCAACAGATATGGAATAATCAGAAACAACAGATAGATCAAGACGAAAAATCTTTAACCCAATCCGGACACTCGCCTCCGATGCAGAGCTTCTCACCCGAAATCGCAACAATTCAAACCGATTCAAACTCACAAGCACAAAGCTTCCAATCTGGTTATGacaccaacagcagcagcaacttCAACAACCAAACGTTACAGAAGAAGTCAGAAGACGGTTATAATTGGCGAAAATACGGGCAAAAACAAGTGAAAGGGAGCGAAAACCCGAGGAGTTATTACAAGTGCACGTATCCAAATTGTTCAATGAAGAAGAAACTAGAGACTAATATAGAAGGACAGATTACTGAGATTGTTTATAAGGGTAATCATAATCACCCGAAACCGCAATCTACGCGAAGATCATCGTCTTCTTCGGCTTCGAATACTTTGCAGATGAGTCAGGCTTCAAGTAATCATGATGTTCATGATTACCCGGATCAGTCTTATGTTTCTCATGGATCCGGGCAGGTTGATTCGGTTACTACGCCGGAAAATTCTTCGATTTCGGTCGGAGATGATGAGTTTGATCGGAGTAGGTCCGGTGGGGATGGTGTTACTGTTGATGAAGATGAGCCTGAGGCCAAAAGATGGTAAGTTTTTGTTGTATGTTTTATTTTACataaattattttaaaaacttaggttaatttattaattttaaCTTGATATAGAAAGTAAATGAAAGGTGGGTAactttttatggttttttttttttttttttttttttttttttttttttttttttttttttacaggaAGGTGTCGGAAAATGAAGGGATATCAATGATTGGTGGAACAAAGACGGTACGAGAACCGAGGATCGTGGTTCAAACGACCAGCGATATTGATATACTCGATGATGGTTATAGATGGAGAAAATACGGTCAAAAGGTGGTCAAGGGAAACCCAAATCCAAGGTAAATTGAAACGTTAAACTACCTTTTATGTGTGTCGTTGGTTTAAAACTAGGATTAACtcgtttttctttttttttttttttaatttctttaggAGTTATTACAAATGCACAAGTCTAGGTTGTTCTGTAAGAAAACATGTGGAGCGAGCGTCACAAGACTTGAGGTCAGTAATAACGACCTACGAGGGAAAACACAACCATGATGTCCCAATGGCTCGTGGGTCTGGCCATCGGTTACAAGCTTCAACCCTAAGCAACAATGCGCCCTCGATGACAATTAAACCTATGGCACTATCTCATTATCAAGTTGACAACTCCATGGTCGATCCAACTCGTGGCCCGAGGTACCCTCCCTCATCTGAAAATCAAGCACCTTTTACGTTGGAGATGTTACAAAGTTCTGATAATTTTAAGTATTCGAGATTTGAGAATGCATTGAAGTCCAATTATAATGAACATAATTCAGAAAGAACGTTTTCTACGACTAAAGAAGAACCTAGAGATGACATGTTCTTTGAGTCATTACTCTTCTAGTTTTCTATCTCAGAAGGGTTAATCAACACAAATAATACTTAATAATAGAACATACAAGAAAATTCTTTTGTTGCTTTATTCCCATGttgtttgtatatttttttttttcaattcttGTGTATTTTTTTTGGCGAAGAAGATCACATAGGAGTCTAGTTACCTTTTTACCCTTCTGAGCCTGTACAATGTATAAACCTTATGCAACATATCATGAGGATATCTTGTGACTTGTTTATTTTTACTATATGAAAGAATTAAGACTTATGTGGTGTTTGATTTGTAAAGGGGATTAAAAAATGTTTCATAAGTTGATATGAAAAGAAATTCCA
This genomic stretch from Helianthus annuus cultivar XRQ/B chromosome 8, HanXRQr2.0-SUNRISE, whole genome shotgun sequence harbors:
- the LOC110873218 gene encoding probable WRKY transcription factor 26; protein product: MSFSSSSGITLETPPSSTPSFSFSMSSFSDQPPPPRTTGLAARIAERVGSGIPKFKSIPPPSLPISPPAVSPSSYFAIPAGLSPAELLDSPVLLSSSNILPSPTTGSFPFQAFNWKNLNGNFHNEEHSIKKEQKSLADFSFRPQLHHPTEQQIWNNQKQQIDQDEKSLTQSGHSPPMQSFSPEIATIQTDSNSQAQSFQSGYDTNSSSNFNNQTLQKKSEDGYNWRKYGQKQVKGSENPRSYYKCTYPNCSMKKKLETNIEGQITEIVYKGNHNHPKPQSTRRSSSSSASNTLQMSQASSNHDVHDYPDQSYVSHGSGQVDSVTTPENSSISVGDDEFDRSRSGGDGVTVDEDEPEAKRWKVSENEGISMIGGTKTVREPRIVVQTTSDIDILDDGYRWRKYGQKVVKGNPNPRSYYKCTSLGCSVRKHVERASQDLRSVITTYEGKHNHDVPMARGSGHRLQASTLSNNAPSMTIKPMALSHYQVDNSMVDPTRGPRYPPSSENQAPFTLEMLQSSDNFKYSRFENALKSNYNEHNSERTFSTTKEEPRDDMFFESLLF